One stretch of Methylopila sp. 73B DNA includes these proteins:
- a CDS encoding crosslink repair DNA glycosylase YcaQ family protein has protein sequence MIDLSLTEARRIALLACGLAGPRPARAGPAALTALYDRLAMTQIDSVNVLARAHLMPAFSRLGGYDVARLDRMQAGPKRALFEYWGHEASLIRTDLQPALRWRMQRAREGRGIYAGLARFGRERKDFVEATLAEVARRGPLSAGELGAGAKGEGGWWGWSEAKIALEWLFWAGLVTTRARRGFERIYDLTERALPQAAALPTPDEPEAQRILLRAAAGALGIATAGDLRAYWRIGPEDAKARIPELVEAGDLVPARVEGWSQPAYLARGAEPPKRRPRAAALVSPFDPLLWERDRAERLFGFRYRIEIYVPAHKREHGYYVLPFLMGERIAARLDLKADRAAGRLVVAAAHLEPGAPAGETVEALASELGRLRAWLELSDVAVAPTGDLAPTLQSHLGDGFRG, from the coding sequence ATGATCGACCTCTCCCTCACGGAGGCGCGGCGCATCGCGCTTCTCGCCTGCGGCCTCGCGGGTCCGCGGCCCGCCCGCGCTGGCCCGGCGGCCCTGACCGCGCTCTACGACCGGCTGGCGATGACGCAGATCGACAGCGTCAACGTGCTCGCCCGCGCCCACCTGATGCCGGCGTTCTCCCGGCTCGGCGGCTACGACGTGGCCAGGCTCGACCGGATGCAGGCGGGGCCGAAGCGGGCGCTGTTCGAATACTGGGGGCACGAGGCCTCGCTGATCCGGACGGACCTCCAGCCGGCGCTGCGCTGGCGCATGCAACGGGCTCGGGAGGGGCGCGGGATCTACGCGGGGCTCGCCAGATTCGGGCGCGAGCGAAAGGACTTCGTGGAGGCGACGCTGGCCGAGGTCGCTCGCCGCGGGCCGCTGTCTGCCGGCGAACTCGGGGCGGGCGCCAAGGGCGAAGGCGGCTGGTGGGGCTGGAGCGAGGCCAAGATCGCGCTGGAATGGCTGTTCTGGGCGGGCCTCGTCACCACCCGCGCCCGCCGCGGCTTCGAGCGGATCTACGACCTCACCGAGCGCGCCCTGCCCCAGGCCGCGGCCCTGCCGACGCCGGACGAGCCGGAAGCGCAGCGGATCCTGCTGCGGGCCGCCGCCGGGGCGCTCGGAATCGCGACCGCGGGCGACCTCAGGGCCTACTGGCGCATCGGGCCGGAGGACGCCAAGGCGCGGATCCCCGAGCTGGTCGAGGCTGGCGACCTCGTCCCGGCGCGCGTCGAGGGCTGGTCGCAGCCCGCCTATCTCGCGCGCGGCGCCGAGCCTCCGAAGCGGCGGCCGCGGGCCGCGGCGCTGGTCTCGCCGTTCGACCCGCTGCTCTGGGAGCGCGACCGGGCCGAGAGGCTCTTCGGATTCCGCTACCGCATCGAGATCTATGTGCCAGCGCACAAGCGCGAGCACGGCTACTACGTGCTTCCTTTCCTGATGGGCGAGCGGATCGCCGCGCGTCTCGACCTCAAGGCGGACCGGGCCGCCGGCCGGCTGGTCGTCGCCGCCGCCCATCTCGAACCCGGGGCGCCGGCGGGCGAAACCGTCGAGGCGCTCGCGTCCGAGCTCGGGCGGTTGCGGGCGTGGCTCGAGCTGTCCGACGTCGCCGTCGCGCCGACAGGCGACCTCGCGCCGACGCTGCAGAGCCATCTCGGCGATGGCTTCCGGGGTTAA
- a CDS encoding response regulator, with protein sequence MRVLIVEDDMVIAGNLGPIITRAGHDLVGLAADKGSAIALLRSTRVDFAFIDIHLLDGWTGVDVARVAGEEGAVAVFTTANRSLVPADFAGACGVIEKPYRDEPIEAALAYVAARLADGRAAAPPPPGLELSPQWAKRLNATRRARPAATESRPGV encoded by the coding sequence ATGCGGGTGCTGATCGTCGAGGACGACATGGTGATCGCCGGCAATCTCGGCCCGATCATCACGCGGGCCGGCCATGATCTGGTCGGGCTGGCCGCCGACAAGGGAAGCGCAATCGCCCTCCTGCGGTCGACCCGGGTCGACTTCGCCTTCATCGACATCCATCTGCTCGACGGCTGGACCGGCGTCGATGTGGCCCGCGTCGCCGGGGAGGAAGGCGCGGTCGCGGTCTTCACCACGGCGAACCGCAGCCTGGTGCCGGCGGATTTCGCCGGCGCCTGCGGGGTGATCGAAAAGCCCTATCGCGACGAGCCGATCGAAGCCGCGCTCGCCTATGTCGCCGCCCGGCTCGCCGACGGCCGCGCCGCCGCCCCGCCGCCGCCCGGCCTCGAGCTGTCGCCGCAATGGGCCAAGCGGCTGAACGCGACCCGTCGCGCCCGGCCCGCCGCGACCGAAAGCCGGCCCGGCGTCTGA
- the tal gene encoding transaldolase: MASKLEQLRRMSVVVADTGEIETVRRLKPQDCTTNPSLILKAVDGGAAAAVVDEGVAWGKRQSGAPEAVARAVCDRLAVSLGTELSRIVPGRVSTEVDADLSFDAEATLAKARALIADYKERGVERDRVLVKIAATWEGAQAAKILQAEGIDCNMTLIFGLPQAAICAEAKAFLISPFVGRILDWHVKAGGGPYAAEEDPGVRSVKAIYADYKSRGVETVVMAASFRNAGEIEALAGCDRLTISPALLDELAAAEGDLPRRLDPATPGDAPAPAPTDEAGFRFALNQDPMATEKLAEGIRQFVKDLNTLRGLVAKRLES; encoded by the coding sequence ATGGCCTCCAAGCTCGAGCAGCTCCGTCGGATGTCGGTGGTCGTGGCCGACACCGGCGAGATCGAAACCGTCCGCCGGCTCAAACCCCAGGACTGCACCACCAACCCGTCGCTCATCCTCAAGGCGGTGGACGGCGGCGCGGCGGCCGCGGTGGTCGACGAGGGCGTCGCCTGGGGCAAGCGCCAGTCGGGCGCGCCCGAGGCCGTCGCCCGCGCGGTCTGCGACCGGCTGGCCGTCTCGCTCGGGACCGAACTCAGCCGCATCGTGCCGGGCCGGGTCTCGACCGAGGTCGACGCCGACCTCTCCTTCGACGCCGAAGCGACCCTCGCCAAGGCCCGCGCCCTGATCGCCGACTACAAGGAGCGCGGCGTCGAGCGCGACCGCGTCCTGGTCAAGATCGCCGCAACATGGGAGGGCGCGCAGGCCGCCAAGATCCTCCAGGCGGAGGGGATCGACTGCAACATGACGCTGATCTTCGGCCTGCCGCAGGCGGCGATCTGCGCCGAGGCCAAGGCCTTCCTGATCTCGCCCTTCGTCGGCCGCATCCTGGACTGGCACGTCAAGGCCGGCGGCGGCCCCTACGCCGCCGAGGAGGACCCCGGCGTCCGCTCGGTCAAGGCGATCTACGCCGACTACAAGAGCCGCGGCGTCGAGACCGTGGTCATGGCGGCCTCGTTCCGCAACGCCGGCGAGATCGAGGCGCTGGCCGGCTGCGACCGGCTGACCATCAGCCCCGCCCTGCTCGACGAGCTGGCGGCGGCCGAGGGCGACCTGCCCCGCCGGCTCGACCCCGCGACGCCCGGCGACGCGCCCGCCCCCGCCCCCACCGACGAGGCCGGCTTCCGCTTCGCGCTCAACCAGGACCCGATGGCGACGGAGAAGCTTGCGGAGGGCATCCGCCAGTTCGTCAAAGACCTCAACACTTTGCGCGGCCTGGTGGCGAAGCGTCTGGAGAGTTGA
- a CDS encoding GSCFA domain-containing protein: MTGEIATLSDPQERSNKVVAIVDGRKRVIGPSFNRGESATFGPSEAQLARPTGLQRFLTTGLMPSERFIDADTTIVAFGSCFANNISNYLNDIGYNVATKRDNVAYISRMGDGMVNTYAIRQQFDWAWNNVVPKGELWQGYNKEQFGYDESIRARTAELFDAADVFIITLGLSEIWYDEPTGEVFWRALPKDKFDPSRHKFRVAGFNESLDNLRAIYSLIRERKPEASIVFTVSPIPLAATFRPISCIVANAESKAILRAALGELLRDYQPTDGKLFYFPSYEIVTEAFHHQFGGDRRHVHPHVLNLNMKTFERYYCKTELSDTDLENVYAETILLDRELGGDNKGAAKARISQEKKVTRERLLARHKAGNHGAIKADKSAKRDIREKRLADKKAARIKLPKAVDAGQTAAAHDRKAAKRAERKARAAKAAIATKGDKLA; this comes from the coding sequence ATGACAGGAGAGATCGCCACGCTGTCCGACCCGCAAGAGCGGAGCAACAAGGTTGTTGCAATAGTCGATGGCAGGAAGCGAGTCATCGGTCCTTCTTTCAATCGCGGCGAGAGCGCGACCTTCGGTCCATCCGAAGCGCAGCTTGCGCGACCAACCGGGCTTCAGCGGTTCCTGACAACGGGCCTGATGCCGTCTGAGCGTTTTATCGACGCAGACACCACAATCGTCGCCTTTGGCAGCTGTTTCGCAAATAACATCAGTAACTACTTGAACGATATTGGCTACAACGTAGCCACTAAGCGGGATAACGTTGCCTACATCTCGCGAATGGGCGACGGCATGGTGAATACTTATGCCATTCGCCAGCAATTTGATTGGGCTTGGAATAACGTTGTGCCGAAGGGCGAGCTTTGGCAAGGCTACAATAAAGAACAGTTTGGCTACGATGAGTCAATTCGCGCGCGTACTGCCGAGCTTTTTGATGCGGCCGATGTCTTCATTATCACTCTTGGACTGTCGGAAATTTGGTACGACGAACCAACCGGCGAGGTGTTTTGGAGAGCGCTGCCAAAAGACAAGTTTGACCCGAGCCGTCACAAGTTTCGCGTGGCCGGATTTAACGAAAGCCTCGACAATCTTCGCGCGATCTACTCTTTGATCCGTGAGCGGAAGCCCGAAGCTTCGATCGTTTTCACCGTTTCACCGATCCCTCTTGCCGCAACCTTCCGGCCGATCTCCTGCATTGTCGCGAATGCCGAGTCGAAAGCTATCCTTCGCGCAGCATTAGGCGAACTCTTGCGGGATTATCAGCCTACAGACGGTAAGCTATTTTATTTCCCTTCCTATGAAATTGTGACAGAGGCGTTCCACCACCAGTTCGGAGGAGACAGACGCCATGTGCACCCTCACGTTCTAAATTTAAATATGAAAACCTTTGAGCGCTATTACTGCAAAACCGAGCTTTCTGACACTGATCTCGAAAATGTTTACGCAGAAACGATTCTACTTGACCGAGAGCTTGGGGGCGACAACAAAGGCGCGGCCAAAGCTCGAATCAGTCAAGAGAAGAAAGTTACGCGCGAACGTCTGCTCGCGCGGCACAAGGCTGGAAATCATGGGGCCATTAAAGCAGACAAATCGGCCAAGCGTGACATCAGAGAAAAGCGTCTTGCCGACAAGAAGGCGGCCCGGATAAAGCTACCCAAAGCTGTTGATGCTGGCCAAACCGCTGCCGCCCACGATCGGAAGGCTGCGAAACGGGCGGAACGCAAAGCTCGGGCGGCCAAGGCGGCCATCGCGACGAAGGGCGACAAACTCGCTTGA
- a CDS encoding MurR/RpiR family transcriptional regulator: MTDGEAGRRPRTVAEALREIDGGLTPQERRAADHLREHYPVAGLAPMARFARGAGASSQTVLRLLAKLGFAAWRDLQDQLKAELAGERASPLGRWTAHRATTAHTEGDDRLAAFGAKLAANLAGTFGGLDRAAFETAAKRLSDPRRRVLVVGGRFSQALARLLVRHLEIVRGGVEEIGSLSATWPDRLIDVGRRTVVVAYDVRRYQPDVVRLCAFAAERGASVILLTDAPDAPAAASAEATLIGATESAGAWDSFTSLMAVTEALVARVTELMSHEAAERLGRVEQIRAKMLGED; this comes from the coding sequence ATGACTGATGGCGAGGCGGGGCGGCGGCCGCGAACGGTCGCGGAGGCCCTGCGCGAGATCGACGGCGGGCTGACGCCACAGGAGCGACGCGCCGCCGATCATCTGCGCGAGCATTACCCCGTCGCCGGCCTCGCGCCGATGGCGCGCTTCGCCCGCGGCGCCGGCGCGAGCTCGCAGACCGTGCTGCGGCTCCTCGCCAAGCTCGGCTTCGCGGCCTGGCGCGACCTTCAGGACCAGCTGAAGGCGGAGCTCGCCGGCGAGCGCGCCTCGCCCCTCGGCCGCTGGACCGCCCATCGCGCGACGACGGCCCACACCGAGGGCGACGACCGGCTGGCCGCCTTCGGCGCGAAGCTGGCGGCGAACCTCGCCGGGACCTTCGGCGGGCTCGACCGCGCCGCGTTCGAAACCGCGGCGAAGCGGCTGTCGGACCCGCGCCGGCGCGTGCTCGTCGTCGGCGGGCGGTTCAGCCAGGCGCTGGCGCGGCTATTGGTGCGCCACCTCGAGATCGTGCGCGGCGGGGTCGAGGAGATCGGCTCGCTGTCGGCCACCTGGCCGGACCGGCTGATCGACGTCGGCCGCCGCACCGTCGTGGTCGCCTACGACGTGCGGCGCTACCAGCCGGACGTGGTGCGGCTCTGCGCCTTCGCGGCGGAGCGGGGGGCCTCCGTGATCCTGCTGACCGACGCGCCCGACGCGCCGGCGGCGGCCTCGGCCGAGGCGACGCTGATCGGCGCGACCGAGAGCGCCGGCGCCTGGGACAGCTTCACCAGCCTGATGGCGGTCACCGAGGCGCTGGTCGCGCGCGTGACGGAGCTCATGAGCCACGAGGCCGCCGAACGGCTCGGCCGCGTCGAACAGATCCGGGCGAAGATGCTGGGGGAGGATTGA
- a CDS encoding amino acid permease, whose amino-acid sequence MAQDGKGGVTYQTVDAGYFEKRGLTRYAGVASLWALGVGAVISGHFSGWNFGFATGGWGGMLVAGLIIAVMYLGLTFSIAEMSAALPHTGAAYSFARTAMGPWGGFFTGLCENVEYVITPAVVVTFITGYVNSIFGLDPAYSPLIWLTFYVIFVALNVFGLELSFKVTMVFTLLSLAVLVFFWVSAIPHMDFSRWALNIAAGPDGAPVELPEGGGSWFPFGVSGVLATLPFAVWLFLAIEQLPLAAEESVDPARDMPKGIVLGMVTLIVSAFMIVLLNPSVAGVGSFHLATALEPLLDGFKAVYGDGGVVILGIVALTGLISSFHTILYAQGRQIYSLSRAGYFPRGLSVTHATYRTPYVAMIVGSVVGFGVMLIIWFALGAETAGSTIGSVLLNMAVSGAMFSYIAQAVSFILLRKNAPHIKRPFKSPAGVAGAVLTIVIAIVTLFYQVQDPNFTKGVLWVLVWFAIATVYFALYGRHKLVLSPEEEFALSGGKGEYKSH is encoded by the coding sequence ATGGCACAGGACGGCAAAGGCGGCGTCACCTACCAGACGGTGGACGCCGGATACTTCGAAAAGCGCGGGCTGACCCGCTATGCGGGCGTGGCGAGCCTCTGGGCGCTCGGCGTCGGCGCCGTCATCTCCGGCCACTTCTCCGGCTGGAACTTCGGCTTCGCCACCGGCGGCTGGGGCGGCATGCTGGTTGCGGGCCTGATCATCGCGGTGATGTACCTCGGCCTGACCTTCTCGATCGCCGAGATGTCGGCCGCCCTGCCGCACACCGGCGCGGCCTACTCCTTCGCCCGCACGGCGATGGGCCCCTGGGGCGGCTTCTTCACCGGCCTCTGCGAGAACGTCGAATATGTCATCACGCCGGCGGTCGTCGTCACCTTCATCACCGGCTACGTCAACTCGATCTTCGGCCTCGATCCCGCCTATTCGCCGCTGATCTGGCTGACCTTCTACGTGATCTTCGTGGCGCTGAACGTGTTCGGCCTGGAGCTGTCGTTCAAGGTGACGATGGTGTTCACGCTGCTCTCGCTCGCCGTGCTGGTGTTCTTCTGGGTCAGCGCGATCCCGCACATGGACTTCTCGCGCTGGGCGCTGAACATCGCGGCCGGCCCTGACGGCGCCCCGGTGGAGCTGCCCGAGGGCGGCGGATCGTGGTTCCCGTTCGGCGTCTCCGGCGTGCTCGCCACGCTGCCCTTCGCGGTGTGGCTGTTCCTCGCCATCGAGCAGTTGCCGCTCGCGGCCGAGGAGTCGGTCGATCCGGCGCGCGACATGCCGAAGGGCATCGTGCTGGGGATGGTCACGCTGATCGTCTCGGCCTTCATGATCGTGCTGCTCAACCCGTCGGTGGCGGGCGTGGGCTCGTTCCACCTCGCGACGGCGCTCGAGCCGCTGCTCGACGGCTTCAAGGCGGTCTACGGCGACGGCGGCGTCGTCATCCTGGGCATCGTGGCGCTCACCGGCCTGATCTCGAGCTTCCACACGATCCTCTACGCGCAGGGCCGGCAGATCTACTCGCTCTCGCGCGCGGGCTACTTCCCGCGCGGGCTGTCGGTGACGCACGCGACCTACCGCACCCCCTACGTCGCGATGATCGTGGGCTCGGTGGTCGGGTTCGGGGTGATGCTGATCATCTGGTTCGCGCTCGGCGCCGAGACCGCGGGCTCCACCATCGGCAGCGTGCTGCTCAACATGGCGGTGTCCGGGGCGATGTTCTCCTACATCGCGCAGGCGGTCTCGTTCATCCTGCTGCGCAAGAACGCGCCGCACATCAAGCGCCCGTTCAAGAGCCCGGCCGGCGTCGCCGGGGCGGTGCTGACGATCGTCATCGCGATCGTCACGCTGTTCTACCAGGTGCAGGACCCGAACTTCACCAAGGGCGTGCTCTGGGTGCTGGTCTGGTTCGCGATCGCGACCGTCTACTTCGCGCTCTACGGCCGTCACAAGCTTGTGCTCTCGCCGGAGGAAGAGTTCGCCCTGTCCGGCGGCAAGGGCGAGTACAAATCGCACTGA
- a CDS encoding glutamine synthetase family protein codes for MSAPSPHTAESLLAVASERGLSHVKVGVTDADGVLRGKYMSREKFASALEKGFGFCDVIFGWDSNDQLYDNTSFTGWRTAFPDAEVRLVPETARDLPLEGDMVFVLGEFGGRAEALCPRGLLKRVLARAADMGFSVKAAAEFEFFLFEETPRSVRDKGYAGLTPMTPGFFGYSVLRSGVHSELYADLLKLCADMRMPIEGLHTETGPGVLEAAIEVSDALEAADRATLFKTMTKTFAQKRGLMATFMAKWSKDYPGQSGHLHLSLQDADGGSAFHDAAKPHGMSDAMRWFVGGQQALMPELLAMAAPTVNAYTRMVPGFWAPTDATWGVENRTCALRVIEGGPKAQRVEYRITAADINPYVALAAALGSGLWGIANRIEPDAPVTGSAYDMRHPPERALPRSLGEAAARLATSKPAEELFGAAFVEHWAATRDWEQRAFNKAITDWELQRYFEII; via the coding sequence ATGAGCGCGCCCTCGCCGCACACCGCCGAAAGCCTTCTCGCCGTGGCGTCGGAGCGCGGGCTCTCCCACGTCAAGGTCGGCGTGACGGACGCGGACGGCGTGCTGCGCGGCAAATACATGAGCCGCGAGAAGTTCGCCTCGGCGCTGGAGAAGGGCTTCGGCTTCTGCGACGTGATCTTCGGCTGGGATTCGAACGACCAGCTCTACGACAACACGAGCTTCACCGGCTGGCGGACGGCGTTTCCCGACGCGGAGGTCCGCCTCGTCCCCGAGACCGCGCGCGACCTGCCGCTCGAAGGCGACATGGTCTTCGTGCTGGGCGAGTTCGGGGGCCGGGCCGAGGCGCTGTGCCCGCGCGGGCTGCTGAAGCGCGTGCTCGCCCGCGCCGCGGACATGGGCTTTTCCGTCAAGGCCGCGGCGGAGTTCGAGTTCTTCCTGTTCGAGGAGACGCCGCGCTCGGTCCGCGACAAGGGCTACGCCGGCCTGACGCCGATGACGCCCGGCTTCTTCGGCTATTCCGTGCTGCGCTCGGGCGTCCACTCCGAGCTCTACGCCGATCTGCTCAAGCTCTGCGCTGACATGCGCATGCCGATCGAGGGGCTGCACACCGAGACCGGGCCGGGCGTGCTCGAGGCCGCGATCGAGGTCTCCGACGCGCTCGAGGCCGCCGACCGCGCCACGCTGTTCAAGACCATGACCAAGACCTTCGCCCAGAAACGCGGGCTGATGGCGACCTTCATGGCCAAGTGGTCCAAGGACTATCCCGGCCAGTCCGGCCATCTGCACCTGTCGCTGCAGGACGCGGACGGCGGCTCGGCCTTCCACGACGCGGCGAAGCCGCACGGCATGTCGGACGCCATGCGCTGGTTCGTGGGCGGGCAGCAGGCGCTGATGCCGGAGCTGCTCGCCATGGCCGCGCCGACGGTCAACGCCTACACCCGGATGGTCCCCGGCTTCTGGGCGCCGACCGACGCCACCTGGGGGGTGGAGAACCGCACCTGCGCGCTGCGCGTGATCGAGGGCGGCCCCAAGGCCCAGCGCGTCGAGTACCGCATCACCGCGGCCGACATAAACCCCTACGTCGCGCTCGCGGCGGCCCTCGGCTCGGGCCTCTGGGGGATCGCGAACCGGATCGAGCCGGACGCCCCCGTGACGGGCAGCGCCTACGACATGCGCCACCCGCCGGAACGCGCCCTGCCCCGCTCGCTCGGCGAGGCCGCGGCGCGGCTTGCGACGTCGAAGCCGGCGGAGGAGCTTTTTGGCGCCGCATTCGTGGAGCATTGGGCCGCGACCCGCGACTGGGAGCAGCGCGCGTTCAACAAGGCGATCACCGACTGGGAGCTGCAGCGCTATTTCGAAATCATCTGA
- a CDS encoding aldehyde dehydrogenase family protein encodes MTDLICISPIDGREVARRPIDSPEALAQAVADAKRAQAEWAHVPIAERGQKMLAFLEALLGLNQQIIPELALQMGRPVRYGGEMRGVEERVKHCVAIAEKALAPLVPEPKPGFRRMIKRTPIGVVLVIAPWNYPFLTAVNTIVPALIAGNAVLLKHANQTLLAGERLQEAMDKAGLPKGLFRNLYLGHDETSDLIRSGAVGHINFTGSVGGGRAIERAAAGTFASLGLELGGKDPAYVRADADLDFAIENLADGAFYNSGQCCCGIERVYVHESLYDRFVDGVVEAASKYVLGNPLDDATTLGPMSATRFAETVRAQTAEAIAKGAKAHLDPRAFAADKAGTPYLAPQVLTNVDHSMSVMMEESFGPVVGIMKVSGDEEALRLMNDSPYGLTASIWTRDIGLAEALGDRVETGTVFMNRCDYLDPALAWTGVKDTGRGAGLSEIGFHTLTRPKSFHLREMT; translated from the coding sequence ATGACCGACCTCATCTGCATCTCCCCCATCGACGGCCGCGAGGTCGCGCGGCGGCCGATCGACAGCCCCGAGGCCCTCGCTCAGGCGGTCGCCGACGCCAAGCGCGCGCAGGCGGAGTGGGCGCATGTCCCGATCGCCGAGCGCGGCCAGAAGATGCTCGCCTTCCTCGAGGCGCTGCTCGGCCTCAACCAGCAGATCATCCCCGAGCTGGCGCTGCAGATGGGCCGCCCCGTGCGCTACGGCGGCGAGATGCGCGGCGTCGAAGAGCGGGTGAAGCACTGCGTCGCGATCGCCGAAAAGGCGCTGGCCCCGCTGGTCCCGGAGCCGAAGCCCGGCTTCCGCCGCATGATCAAGCGCACGCCGATCGGCGTCGTGCTGGTCATCGCGCCGTGGAACTACCCCTTCCTGACCGCGGTCAACACGATTGTCCCGGCGCTGATCGCCGGCAACGCGGTGCTGCTGAAGCACGCCAACCAGACGCTGCTGGCCGGCGAGCGGCTGCAGGAGGCGATGGACAAGGCGGGCCTGCCGAAGGGCCTGTTCCGCAACCTCTACCTCGGCCACGACGAGACCTCGGACCTGATCCGCTCCGGCGCGGTCGGCCACATCAACTTCACCGGCTCGGTCGGCGGCGGCCGCGCCATCGAGCGCGCCGCGGCGGGCACCTTCGCGAGCCTCGGGCTGGAGCTCGGCGGCAAGGACCCGGCCTACGTCCGGGCCGACGCCGACCTCGACTTCGCGATCGAGAACCTCGCGGACGGCGCCTTCTACAACTCCGGCCAGTGCTGCTGCGGGATCGAGCGCGTCTACGTGCACGAGAGCCTCTACGACCGCTTCGTGGACGGCGTCGTCGAGGCCGCGTCGAAGTACGTGCTCGGGAACCCGCTCGACGACGCCACCACGCTCGGGCCGATGTCCGCCACCCGCTTCGCGGAGACCGTCCGCGCCCAGACCGCGGAGGCGATCGCCAAGGGCGCGAAGGCCCATCTCGACCCGCGCGCCTTCGCGGCCGACAAGGCCGGCACCCCCTATCTGGCTCCCCAGGTGCTCACCAACGTCGACCACTCCATGAGCGTGATGATGGAGGAGAGCTTCGGACCCGTGGTCGGCATCATGAAGGTCTCGGGCGACGAGGAGGCGCTGCGGCTGATGAACGACAGCCCCTACGGCCTCACCGCCTCGATCTGGACCAGGGACATCGGCCTCGCCGAAGCCCTCGGCGACCGGGTCGAGACCGGCACCGTGTTCATGAACCGCTGCGACTACCTCGACCCCGCGCTCGCCTGGACCGGCGTCAAGGACACCGGCCGCGGCGCCGGGCTCTCCGAGATCGGCTTCCACACGCTGACGCGGCCGAAAAGCTTCCATCTCCGCGAGATGACGTAA
- a CDS encoding iron-containing alcohol dehydrogenase: MTSPFAAAWNYPTRVLVGPGRIADLGEACAQAGIARPLLVTDPGLMSTPLVARALDILERAGRPATVFSEVKGNPTNANVEAGVAAYRAAGADGVVAFGGGSGLDVGKMVAFMAGQTRPIWDFEDVGDWWTRADAAAIAPIVAVPTTAGTGSEVGRAAVVTNEASHEKKIIFHPKMQPAVVILDPELTVGLPPKLTAWTGFDALAHCLEAFSAPGFHPMADGVAVNGARLIKLYLPRAVADGADIEARANMLAAASMGATAFQKGLGAIHSLSHPVGALYDTHHGLTNGVVMPYVLLANRAAIEERFTHLARSFEIDGGFDGFIDWILRFREDLHVPHSLAELGVDESRIDEMAEKAERDPSTGGNPIPFKAADFARLYRAAIRGDLDAARA, translated from the coding sequence ATGACCAGCCCCTTCGCCGCCGCCTGGAACTACCCGACCCGCGTCCTCGTCGGCCCCGGCCGCATCGCGGACCTCGGCGAGGCCTGCGCCCAGGCCGGGATCGCGCGGCCGCTGCTCGTCACCGATCCCGGACTGATGAGCACGCCGCTCGTCGCGCGTGCGCTTGACATTCTGGAGCGCGCCGGGCGCCCCGCGACCGTGTTTTCCGAGGTGAAGGGCAACCCGACCAACGCCAACGTCGAGGCCGGGGTCGCGGCCTACAGGGCTGCGGGGGCCGACGGCGTCGTCGCCTTCGGCGGCGGTTCCGGGCTCGACGTCGGCAAGATGGTCGCCTTCATGGCCGGCCAGACCCGGCCGATCTGGGACTTCGAGGACGTGGGCGACTGGTGGACCCGCGCCGACGCCGCGGCGATCGCGCCGATCGTGGCGGTCCCCACCACCGCCGGCACCGGCTCCGAGGTCGGCCGCGCCGCGGTCGTCACCAACGAGGCGAGCCACGAGAAGAAGATCATCTTTCACCCGAAGATGCAGCCGGCGGTCGTCATCCTCGACCCCGAACTGACGGTCGGGCTGCCGCCCAAACTCACGGCCTGGACCGGCTTCGACGCGCTCGCCCATTGCCTCGAGGCGTTTTCCGCCCCCGGCTTCCACCCCATGGCGGACGGCGTCGCCGTAAACGGCGCCCGGCTGATCAAGCTCTACCTGCCCCGCGCCGTGGCCGACGGCGCCGACATCGAGGCGCGCGCCAACATGCTGGCCGCAGCCAGCATGGGAGCGACCGCGTTCCAGAAGGGCCTCGGCGCCATCCACTCGCTGTCGCACCCCGTCGGCGCGCTCTACGACACCCACCACGGCCTCACCAACGGCGTGGTCATGCCCTACGTCCTCCTCGCCAACCGCGCGGCGATCGAGGAGCGCTTCACCCACCTCGCCCGCTCGTTCGAGATCGACGGCGGGTTCGACGGGTTCATCGACTGGATCCTGCGCTTCCGCGAGGACCTGCACGTGCCCCATTCGCTGGCCGAACTCGGCGTGGACGAGAGCCGCATCGACGAGATGGCGGAGAAGGCCGAGCGCGATCCCTCGACCGGCGGCAATCCCATCCCGTTCAAGGCCGCCGACTTCGCGCGGCTCTACCGCGCCGCGATCCGCGGCGACCTCGACGCGGCGCGGGCGTGA